One Capsicum annuum cultivar UCD-10X-F1 chromosome 2, UCD10Xv1.1, whole genome shotgun sequence genomic window carries:
- the LOC107860639 gene encoding peroxisome biogenesis protein 7 (The RefSeq protein has 1 substitution compared to this genomic sequence): MPVFKTPFNGYSVRFSPFYESQLAVATAQNFGILGNGRVHILQVNPNGPISELAAFDTADGIYDVCWSEAHDSLVIAASGDGSVKLYDLSLPPTNNPIRSFKEHTREVHSVDYNMVRKDSFLSASWDDTVKLWTVDRNASVRTFKEHAYCVYSAAWNPRHADIFASASGDCTTRIWDVREPGSTMILPAHEFEILTCDWNKYDDCIIATASVDKSIKVWDVRNYRVPIAVLNGHGYAVRKVRFSPHRASAMVSCSYDMTVCMWDYMVEDALIGRYDHHTEFAVGVDMSVLVEGLLASTGWDELVYVWQHGMDPRAA; the protein is encoded by the exons ATGCCGGTTTTCAAAACTCCGTTTAACGGTTACTCCGTAAGATTCAGCCCCTTTCACGAAAGCCAACTTGCTGTCGCCACCGCGCAGAATTTTGGCATCCTTGGTAACGGTAGAGTTCACATTCTTCAGGTCAATCCAAACGGACCCATATCGGAACTAGCCGCTTTTGACACTGCTGATGGAATCTACGACGTTTGCTGGTCGGAAGCTCACGATTCCCTAGTAATTGCCGCAAGCGGCGATGGTTCTGTCAAACTCTACGACCTTTCTTTGCCACCCACCAATAACCCTATTCGTTCTTTTAAGGAACATACTCGGGAAGTTCACTCTGTAGACTATAATATGGTGAGAAAAGATTCCTTCTTATCAGCTTCTTGGGATGATACTGTCAAGCTATGGACGGTGGATAGAAATGCAAGTGTAAGGACCTTTAAGGAGCATGCTTATTGTGTGTATTCCGCTGCTTGGAATCCAAGACACGCTGATATCTTTGCATCTGCTTCTGGGGATTGTACTACTCGTATCTGGGATGTCCGCGAACCAG GTTCTACCATGATTCTGCCTGCACACGAGTTTGAAATCCTTACATGTGATTGGAATAAGTATGATGATTGTATCATTGCAACCGCATCAGTTGATAAGTCAATTAAGGTTTGGGATGTTAGGAATTATAGAGTGCCAATAGCAGTGCTTAATGGGCATGGATATGCTGTGAGGAAAGTGAGGTTTTCACCTCATAGAGCGAGTGCTATGGTTTCTTGTTCATATGACATGACAGTTTGCATGTGGGATTACATGGTGGAAGATGCACTTATTGGGAGGTATGATCATCACACAGAGTTTGCTGTAGGAGTTGATATGAGCGTTCTCGTTGAAGGTCTATTGGCTAGTACAGGATGGGATGAACTTGTTTATGTTTGGCAACATGGAATGGACCCTAGAGCTGCTTGA
- the LOC107860638 gene encoding CASP-like protein 4A3, whose translation MESNHNSTVKQTLQSAMENDQHLSLSDSGSVDSDTDNPIVFSSPARFHSASDSDESTEYPTHKESNPISTTAHSLSPPKSDDSAKSEAHKARNTNATSNNRDSTCPQRSSISSDSDDFTQSRTDKARNASTKVESPARSSISSDLDDSKKFKANKARNTNSIPATINGDSTKVESPARSSISSDHISLPRNSLENNKPSAAPTGSPPEKPPPVPETVVKRSIKEEPLALVKADLFVGDGADSVKEGGDGGSNRRRRGRPELSILRKAKRDEAVKKAALGFRIFGVLFCLVSFSVMAADRTKGWALDSFQRYKEFRYCISVNVIGFVYSGAQAFDLAYQFATGKNILQHHLRYMFDFALDQVVTYLLISASSSAATRIDDWQSNWGKDKFPDMASASVAMSFLAFASLAFSSLISGYVLCNSRST comes from the exons ATGGAATCCAATCATAACAGTACTGTCAAACAAACACTACAATCTGCTATGGAGAATGATCAACATCTCTCCCTCTCCGATTCAGGTTCTGTCGACTCTGATACTGACAACCCGATTGTTTTCTCTTCTCCAGCTCGTTTTCATAGCGCTTCCGACTCAGATGAATCCACTGAGTACCCAACACATAAAGAAAGCAATCCTATTTCTACTACTGCTCACTCTTTATCTCCGCCCAAGTCAGATGATTCTGCCAAATCTGAAGCACATAAAGCTAGAAATACTAATGCTACTAGTAATAATAGAGATTCCACATGTCCACAGAGGTCATCAATTTCCTCCGATTCAGATGATTTTACCCAGTCCAGAACAGATAAAGCTAGAAATGCTAGTACCAAGGTGGAATCTCCGGCGAGGTCATCAATATCCTCCGATTTAGATGATTCAAAAAAGTTCAAAGCAAATAAAGCTAGAAATACTAATAGCATTCCTGCTACTATTAACGGAGATTCTACGAAGGTGGAATCTCCGGCGAGGTCGTCAATTTCCTCGGATCATATTTCTCTTCCTCGTAATTCCTTGGAGAATAATAAGCCTTCTGCAGCTCCGACGGGGAGTCCGCCGGAAAAGCCTCCTCCGGTACCGGAAACGGTGGTGAAGAGGTCTATCAAGGAGGAGCCACTGGCGTTGGTGAAAGCGGATCTGTTTGTTGGAGATGGTGCAGATAGTGTTAAGGAAGGTGGTGATGGCGGCAGCAACCGTAGGAGGAGAGGAAGGCCAGAGTTGTCTATATTAAGAAAAGCGAAGAGAGATGAGGCGGTAAAGAAAGCAGCTTTAGGTTTTAggatttttggggttttgtttTGCTTGGTTTCGTTTTCTGTTATGGCAGCTGATAGGACTAAGGGTTGGGCTCTGGATTCTTTCCAACGTTACAAGGAGTTCAG GTACTGTATATCAGTGAACGTCATTGGATTTGTGTATTCGGGAGCTCAGGCATTCGATTTAGCCTACCAATTTGCCACCGGCAAGAACATCTTGCAGCACCATTTGCGCTACATGTTTGATTTTGCCCTTGATCAG GTGGTAACATATCTTCTGATATCAGCATCATCTTCTGCTGCCACTCGCATTGACGATTGGCAATCAAATTGGGGCAAGGACAAGTTTCCTGATATGGCAAGTGCCTCTGTAGCAATGTCCTTCCTTGCATTTGCATCTTTGGCCTTCAGCTCCCTCATATCTGGCTATGTACTTTGCAACTCCAGATCAACATAG